GCTGCTGTCTCCGGGCACGACGCTCGAGCAGGCGCTGACCGGCAAGCGCGTCTTCCTGCTCGACTTCGAGATCCTGGGCGACGTGCCCATGTTCAAGAAGACCGACAAGGCGGGCGTCGAGGAGCGCCGGTGGGCGCCCGCGTCCCGCTGCCTGCTGTACCTGGACGACAGCCAGCAGCTGCGGCCCATCGCCATCCAGCTCGGCCGCGACCCGGCGCTGGATCCAGTGTTCACGCCCAATGACAGTCCGCACGACTGGCTGGCCGCGAAGATCTACCTCCGGTGCAGCGAGGGCAACACGCACCAGATGGTGGGCCACGCGCTCAGGACCCACTTCATCGCCGAGCCGTTCGTCATGGCGACGATGCGCAACCTCCCGGACCCGCACCCCGTCTACAAGCTCTTGCGCCGCCACTTCCGCTACACGCTCGCCATCAACGACGGCGCCCGGAAGGGCCTGCTCGCCGAGGGCGGCGTGTTCGACGACCTCATCGCCACCGGCGGCCCCGACCAGGGCCACGTGTTCCTGGGCAGGAAGGGCTACAAGGCCTGGACGCTCGCGGACAACAAGCCGCGCCCGGACATCGAGCGCCGTGGCGTGCTCGACCCGGCGGTGCTCCCGCACTACCCGTACCGCGATGACTCGCTGCTGCTGTGGGACGCCATCGAGGAGTACGTCGGCGGGGTGCTGGGGCACTTCTACACGTCGGACGAGGACCTGGTGCGCGACACCGACATGCAGCGCTGGTGGAAGGACCTCACCGAGCACGGCATGTCCGTGGAGAAGCTGCCCTGCGCGGAGCTGAAGCGCGTCGCCGACCTCACCGACATCCTCACCACCGTGCTCTTCACGGTCAGCGTCCAGCACGCGGCGGTGAACTACCTCCAGTACGAGCACTACGCCTTCGTGCCCAACGCGCCCTTGTGCATGCGTCAGGCGCCGCCGCGCAAGAAGGGCGTCCTGGGGGAGAAGGACATCGACGCGATGATTCCCACCAAGACGCAGATGCTCTGGCAGGTGGCGGTGGGCCGCGCGCTGTCCAGCTTCGGGGACGACGAGGAGTACCTGCTCCACGAAGGCGGCTGGCGCGAGGACTACTTCCAGGAGCCGGAGTTGCTCGCCATCCGCGACCGCTTCTACTCGCGCCTGCGCGCGCAGAGTGAGGCCGTGAAGGCGCGCAACGCGAAGAGCGCGGTGCCCTACACCGTCCTGCAGGCCGACCGCATCCCCTGCGGCATCACCGTCTGACGCCGTCAGGAGACTCCGCCCGTGCCCAACGCTCTTTCTCGCGGCATCTTCAACCTGTTCTTCGGCGCGAAGCGCAAGCCGTTCGCGTCGCTGCCCGGCCCCCAACCGGGGATCCTCGGCACCGCCGGGGACTTCCTGGGGGCGTCTCCCTGGGACGTCTGCGCGCGCTACGGCCGCGAGTACGGCGGCGTCACCCTCATCTGGATGGGGCCCAACCCCGGGCTGGTGCTCAACGACCCGGCGCTCATCGCGGAGGTCTACGAGTCTCCCCGCCGGATGGAGTTCGAGAAGGGGAACATCAGCGAGCAGATCCGCCCCTCCACGACGGACGACACGGCCTTCACGGCGGAGCTGCGCGGAGACTGGGTGCAGAAGCGCGCGTTGGAGCCCAGCGCGCAGGCGTGGGCTCCGGAGGCGCTGGCGGACCTGGTGGGCCCCATGCAGGCAGCCGTCTCCGAGTCCGTGGATGCGCTGCTGAAGCAGGAGCGCATCGACGACCTCGCGTCCGTGCTGCGGCGGCTGACGTTCGACGCGTTCTCGGTGGCGCAGGTGGGGGAGAAGCTGCCGGATCAGGTGTTCGAGGACTTCATGCTGCTGGCGAAGGCGGCGGACGCGCGCATCCAGTCGAA
This genomic window from Corallococcus caeni contains:
- a CDS encoding lipoxygenase family protein gives rise to the protein MSTDYTLTIRTSSKLGAGTNSAISVVLVGTKGESKPYLLDKRFHNDFEAGAVDAYTVKAEDLGDLLLLRFLNAGGGVGGDWLLDSVTVTTTGKHWFFPYYRWVLGKSSAEVLEGTARLPQQVRHERELVARNDLLLARQRMYPWRPAEATAGLPGALDISEARPLPKDELYRGLVDGSYEVVIAKTLAAIKLHMPVLSKAWNGLVDIFDFFKSLELPTLAKRWQDDAEFARQAVQGISPVHIQSITALPEGMPLQDSELRGLLSPGTTLEQALTGKRVFLLDFEILGDVPMFKKTDKAGVEERRWAPASRCLLYLDDSQQLRPIAIQLGRDPALDPVFTPNDSPHDWLAAKIYLRCSEGNTHQMVGHALRTHFIAEPFVMATMRNLPDPHPVYKLLRRHFRYTLAINDGARKGLLAEGGVFDDLIATGGPDQGHVFLGRKGYKAWTLADNKPRPDIERRGVLDPAVLPHYPYRDDSLLLWDAIEEYVGGVLGHFYTSDEDLVRDTDMQRWWKDLTEHGMSVEKLPCAELKRVADLTDILTTVLFTVSVQHAAVNYLQYEHYAFVPNAPLCMRQAPPRKKGVLGEKDIDAMIPTKTQMLWQVAVGRALSSFGDDEEYLLHEGGWREDYFQEPELLAIRDRFYSRLRAQSEAVKARNAKSAVPYTVLQADRIPCGITV